The Deltaproteobacteria bacterium DNA segment GTAAGTGGTTCATTGTTGTACCATGGCTGGTGATTCTTTGCATTGCATCAGTGGTTGCTTACATATTGCCCCCCGTATATCAGTCCAAGGCCACTATTCTGATTGAATCCCAACAGGTTCCGGAAGACCTGGTTCGTACTACTGTTACCGGCTATGCTGAGGAACGTATCAAGACCATAACTGAGCAGATCCTGAGCAGGCAGACCCTGGAACAGATCATTAAGGACTTTCGGCTTTACCCTGATTTCCAGGACAATGCCCCGATCGAGGACATTCTGAGTAAAATGCGCAAAGACATCTCGGTGGAAATGGTAAGTGCCATGGTCCCCAGCCGGCGCAGTGAACGTCAGGTTGAGGTAAATGTGGCCTTTACCGTCTCTTACGAGGGCGGTGATCCAAAAAAAGTCACTCAGGTTGCGAATCGTTTGACTTCATTGTTTTTGGAATACAACATGAGACTTCGCGAGAACCTGGCCAAAACTACAACAAACATATTAGAGCAGCAACTGGAGGCTTATCGCAACACAACCCGCTTGTTGGAGGAAAAGATTGCCCGCTTCAAGGAGGAGCACCTGACTGAGTTGCCTGAGCTGATGCGGCTGAATCTTGAATTTGAGCAGCAGATTCGTCAGCAGATCGAAAGAGTTGAAACCAAAATACTGGCCCTGGAAGATCGCAAGGTCTACCTGGAGGGACAGTTGGCAACGATTTCGCCCAGCGTCCTGTTTAGGGGTGATCAGGTGTGGGAGCCTCGCGACCGGTTGAAGCTTCTCCGGAGCCAGGCTATCTCCCTGGAGGCCAGTCTTTCACCCAAGCATCCGGATGTTATTAAGATACGGCGCGAGATTGAAGAATTGGAAAAAAAGGTGAATGCGGATAATGAGCGCAGGAATCTTGAAAAAATGCTGAATGATAAAGAGGTCCAACTGGAGAATTTGCGCAATCGTACCACAGACAAGCACCCGGATGTTGCGCGTCTGAAGCAGGAGATTTCCAATATTAAGACTGCCTTGGCGGATATTCAAGCTGATGAAGCCGGCGGTGCCGATTCCGCTGACAGCGGACCTACCAATCCAGCTTATATCAATCTTCAGACCCAGATCAAGCGCACGGAGATCGAGCTGGACTCGCTGCGCACTCAGCGCAAAGAACTGGAAAAGAAGTGGCATCAATATGTAAAACGGCTTGAGCAGATGCCCCAGGTGGAGCAGGAGTATCAGGATTTAGCTCGGGATTACAGTGCTGCTCAAAAAAAATATAATGAGACATCGGAAAAACTTATGGAGGCACGTCAGGCCGAAAACCTGGAGGAGAATCAAGCCGGAGAGAAGTTCACGGTTGTGGATCCGCCTCATGTGCCGGGGAAACCAGTCAAGCCGAATCGAATGGCCATTATCCTAATTGGCTTTATTTTGGGTCTGGGCGCAGGGGCCGGCCTGGCAGCGGCCATGGAATTCACCGACACGACGCTTCGGACCGCCGGGGACGTCCGCAGGCTGACAGGTGCTCCTGTCCTGTCCGCCATCCCCGATGTGAGAGAAGTTCAAGAGATGCAAGGTAAACGGTCATGAGCAGGCTGGAAAAGGCCCTGGAGCGCGCCAAACAGGCCCGCGACAAGGGGGAGGAAAACAGGAAAGGTATTGCGACGTCATTGCCTGAATCCGGGGGTAGAGCTGGACTATCGAAATATTTAGATCCAGAGTATACCCAGACGCGGATCGAAAACGTGGATGAATCAGCCCTTAGCAGCCTCGGTGTGCTGACTACCTCCATTCACCCTGCCATAGTCGAGCAATATAATCTTCTCAGAGTAAAAGTCGTGGAAGCACTGTCCAGGGACGGTTATAATTCCTTGATGGTGGCCAGTCCAAAGCAGGGCGAGGGCAAAACTTTTACAGCAGTCAATCTTGCCATCAGCCTTACACGCGAGAAGACCCGGACAGTTTTGCTCATTGATACGGATATGCGCCTGCCTTCTGTACACAGCTACTTCGGGTTGTCTCAGGGACCAGGTCTTTATGAATACCTGGATCGCGGAATGCCTCTATCTGAGTTGTTGGTCAATCCCGGCATACCCCGGTTGACACTGCTGCCTGCCGGCAAGGCTGAGCAGTACCCTTCGGATTTCCTGAATGCTCCGGCTAT contains these protein-coding regions:
- a CDS encoding lipopolysaccharide biosynthesis protein; the encoded protein is MTEADRGPQTLQDYIAFLRRRKWFIVVPWLVILCIASVVAYILPPVYQSKATILIESQQVPEDLVRTTVTGYAEERIKTITEQILSRQTLEQIIKDFRLYPDFQDNAPIEDILSKMRKDISVEMVSAMVPSRRSERQVEVNVAFTVSYEGGDPKKVTQVANRLTSLFLEYNMRLRENLAKTTTNILEQQLEAYRNTTRLLEEKIARFKEEHLTELPELMRLNLEFEQQIRQQIERVETKILALEDRKVYLEGQLATISPSVLFRGDQVWEPRDRLKLLRSQAISLEASLSPKHPDVIKIRREIEELEKKVNADNERRNLEKMLNDKEVQLENLRNRTTDKHPDVARLKQEISNIKTALADIQADEAGGADSADSGPTNPAYINLQTQIKRTEIELDSLRTQRKELEKKWHQYVKRLEQMPQVEQEYQDLARDYSAAQKKYNETSEKLMEARQAENLEENQAGEKFTVVDPPHVPGKPVKPNRMAIILIGFILGLGAGAGLAAAMEFTDTTLRTAGDVRRLTGAPVLSAIPDVREVQEMQGKRS
- a CDS encoding exopolysaccharide biosynthesis protein, yielding MSRLEKALERAKQARDKGEENRKGIATSLPESGGRAGLSKYLDPEYTQTRIENVDESALSSLGVLTTSIHPAIVEQYNLLRVKVVEALSRDGYNSLMVASPKQGEGKTFTAVNLAISLTREKTRTVLLIDTDMRLPSVHSYFGLSQGPGLYEYLDRGMPLSELLVNPGIPRLTLLPAGKAEQYPSDFLNAPAMHSFVREVKERYPDRYIIFDSPPLLAFSDGLYLSRFADAGAPRAHSI